From a region of the Dunckerocampus dactyliophorus isolate RoL2022-P2 chromosome 20, RoL_Ddac_1.1, whole genome shotgun sequence genome:
- the hax1 gene encoding HCLS1-associated protein X-1 isoform X2 gives MSVFDLFRGFFGVPGGHYRGRSDPFFDAMTRDEDDDEDDYEDGFDHDGFRGFQQDPFDSAWRFGFSFGPDGMRIQEPPMFGHVLREMEEMFSQLGRWESMPDSDIPSITPPPQQDRPEKGRGGNPLRDFMLKSPNSDARGSRQDESPQFPNSPFHGSTPFSKFNDVWRQRPQKVPEDQCREDRDLDSAVSSGGLDQILSPPAGQMPRPHRNRSFFQSVTVTKVMKPDGTVEERRTIKDGQGNEETTVTRSGGPRHQDGPEHQIGPALPGAQSPFSDMRDDDSFFSKLFGGLK, from the exons ATGAGCGTGTTTGACTTGTTTCGCGGCTTCTTCGGGGTTCCTGGCGGCCATTATCGTGGACGAAG CGACCCCTTCTTTGACGCCATGACCCGTGATGAAGACGACGACGAGGATGATTATGAAGATGGTTTTGATCACGATGGCTTCCGCGGGTTTCAGCAGGACCCTTTTGACAGCGCCTGGAGGTTTGGTTTCAGCTTCGGTCCCGACGGGATGCGAATCCAGGAGCCTCCGATGTTTGGACACGTCCTCAGGGAGATGGAGGAGATGTTTTCCCAGCTGGGGCGCTGGGAGTCGATGCCAGATTCCG ATATACCCAGCATTACTCCACCACCACAGCAGGACAGACCCGAAAAGGGAAGAGGCGGGAACCCCCTCCGAGACTTCATGCTGAAGTCCCCCAACAGTGACGCACGAGGGTCCCGCCAAGATGAGTCACCACAATTCCCAAACTCGCCGTTTCATGGCAGCACACCTTTTTCAAAG TTCAATGATGTTTGGCGTCAAAGACCACAGAAAGTTCCAGAAGACCAGTGCAGAGAAGACAGAG ATCTGGACTCTGCTGTTTCTTCTGGTGGTTTGGATCAGATTCTGTCTCCCCCTGCTGGCCAGATGCCGCGTCCGCATCGAAACAGATCGTTTTTCCAGTCTGTTACTGTCACCAAGGTGATGAAGCCTGATGGG ACAGTCGAAGAGCGCCGCACCATCAAAGACGGCCAAGGCAATGAGGAGACCACCGTGACCCGCTCAGGAGGCCCCAGGCATCAGGACGGACCAGAACATCAAATTGGACCAGCCCTCCCGG GTGCTCAGAGCCCGTTTTCAGACATGCGCGATGACGACAGCTTCTTCTCCAAGCTCTTTGGAGGCTTGAAGTGA
- the hax1 gene encoding HCLS1-associated protein X-1 isoform X1, whose product MFHQQHVYWHRHITFTLRMRKARATRTPQPSLLLANVRSLENKMDELRARITAQREIRECCVLTFTETWLTEDIPDSAIQLESFAAYRGDRTLASGKHRGGGVCVYVNKWWCTDVQTMEKHCSQDIELLMVKCRPFYLPREFSAVYLTAVYIPPRANTANALGLLHDVIDKHETKHPDAVFIIFGDFNHCNLRTVLPKYYQHVSFPTRENNILDQVYSNMKGALKAVPRPHFGKADHISIFLYPTYRQLLKKAPPVSTAVKMWNEETDQVLQDCFGCTNWDVFKTAAGREDCTVDLDEYASAVTGYISTCIETVSTTKYYRKYPNQKQWMNCDCSFDCICHGHR is encoded by the coding sequence ATGTTTCATCAGCAGCATGTTTATTGGCACAGAcatatcacctttacactccgaaTGAGAAAAGCTAGAGCTACTAGGACACCGcaaccaagcctgctgctagccaacgtccgctctcttgaaaacaagatggacgaactaagagcaaggattacagctcaacgtgagatcagggaatgctgtgtcctcaccttcacagaaacctggctgacggaggatataccggactcagcgatccagttggaatcatttgctgcttaccggggagatcggactttagcgtctggtaaacacagaggtggcggcgtctgtgtttatgtAAACAAatggtggtgcacagacgtacagacgatggaaaagcactgctcgcaggacattgagctgctgatggtgaaatgcagacctttttatttgcctcgtgagtttagcgctgtgtatttaactgctgtttacatcccaccacgagctaacactgctaacgcactaggcctcctgcatgacgtcattgataaacacgagaccaaacacccagacgctgtattcattatatttggcgatttcaaccactgtaacctcaggactgtcctccccaaatattaccagcatgtgagctttcccacaagggaaaataacatcctggaccaagtctacagcaacatgaaaggtgctttgaaggctgttccaagaccccactttggaaaggctgaccacatctctatattcctttatccaacatacagacaacttcttaaaaaagctccccctgtaagtacagcagttaaaatgtggaatgaagaaactgatcaagtacttcaggactgttttggctgcacaaactgggatgtgtttaaaactgcagcggggagggaagattgtactgttgatttggatgaatatgcttctgctgttactggctacattagcacatgcatagagactgttagcaccaccaagtattacagaaaataccctaaccaaaaacagtggatgaactgtgattgctcgttcgactgcatttgtcatgggcaccgctga